The Solibacillus sp. FSL R7-0682 genome includes a window with the following:
- a CDS encoding cell wall hydrolase: protein MPRIKYREADVDLMARMMRAEAEGEGKQGMLYVGNVIVNRAIADCLDFRDVRTIEDVIFQVQGNNYSFEAVQKGNMFYQRARDTERRLARQNLEYWRVHPAKYALWYFNPFGECPPTWYNQPFTGQFKQHCFYEPIGGTCDSVYMG, encoded by the coding sequence ATGCCAAGAATAAAATACCGAGAAGCAGATGTTGATTTAATGGCTAGGATGATGCGAGCAGAGGCTGAAGGTGAAGGCAAGCAAGGGATGTTATATGTTGGCAATGTAATCGTTAATCGTGCTATAGCAGATTGTTTAGACTTTAGAGATGTCCGAACAATTGAAGACGTTATTTTTCAAGTGCAAGGAAACAATTACTCTTTTGAGGCTGTACAAAAAGGAAATATGTTTTATCAACGAGCAAGAGATACTGAACGAAGATTAGCTAGGCAAAATTTAGAATATTGGAGAGTCCATCCAGCGAAATATGCCCTTTGGTATTTTAATCCATTTGGGGAGTGTCCTCCAACATGGTACAATCAACCTTTTACTGGTCAATTTAAACAACATTGTTTTTATGAACCAATAGGTGGAACATGTGATAGTGTTTATATGGGTTAG
- a CDS encoding DNA topology modulation protein FlaR — translation MVKIHIIGPVGSGKSTLAKTLTKEFFIPYFEIDNIVWERNPTGDIRRTDETITNIIATILEEDAWIIEGVHTHSWVEPLLAEAHKIIYYEPSKYVRLYRINKRFAKQYLRIEKSNYKPTINMLKSMHKWNNQHEEKYQDEIAEILMPFHQKLIHLQTKKDFRKLHKTFQETFDKSI, via the coding sequence ATGGTTAAGATTCACATTATTGGTCCTGTAGGAAGTGGTAAATCAACTTTAGCAAAAACTCTTACTAAAGAATTTTTTATCCCTTATTTTGAAATTGATAATATTGTATGGGAGCGTAATCCTACCGGGGATATTCGACGTACAGATGAAACAATTACAAATATTATCGCTACTATATTAGAGGAAGATGCTTGGATTATAGAAGGTGTACATACACATTCTTGGGTCGAACCACTACTAGCTGAAGCACATAAAATTATATACTATGAGCCTTCTAAATATGTAAGACTATACCGAATTAACAAACGATTTGCTAAACAGTATTTAAGAATAGAAAAATCAAATTATAAACCAACTATAAACATGCTTAAAAGTATGCATAAATGGAATAATCAACATGAGGAAAAATACCAAGATGAAATTGCTGAAATATTGATGCCTTTTCATCAAAAATTAATTCACCTTCAAACAAAAAAGGATTTTAGAAAATTACATAAAACATTTCAAGAAACGTTCGACAAAAGCATCTAA